The Methanohalophilus portucalensis DNA window GCCAGGGTACTTGGCGAAATCACAAAGGTTGATGTTGCAAGTGTCTGAATTACCGGTTATTTCCGGCCAGAAGGTAATCAAAACTTTGGTTAAGATGGGATTTGTGGTTGTCAGGCAAAGGAGTAGTCATGTATTTTTACAACGCGGAGAGAATACTGTAACAGTACCTTTGCACAATCCACTTAAAAAAAACTCTGAAAAGCATCCTCAAACAATCGGATGTTTCTCTCGAATTATTTGTTATGAACCTTAAGTAACAAATCATCTCACATAGATACAATACTTGTTTTTTCCTAAAAACATAATAGAGGATTCAGATTAACGTAACTCCTCCGAACTTCATAAACTCAAATTTTTAGTCACCACAGGATTAGAATTCCCAATTTTCCTCCGCTAACATCATGGTTGCTTCTAAAAGGCAGTGATATTTAGTAATATACTACTCCCACATCATTGCCCTCCTTTTGTATAGTGGGATACTGGGCCTTTGGTATCATAACGGTTATGCGTGACCCACTCAGATAAATTTCCTCAATACTTGATCCATCTTTGAATAGAACTTCTATATTGTTGCCGGTAATAGTGGCATTATCAACCCGGGTACCCCATTCCACCACAACGTTGATGGAGTCACCATTTATGTACAGATCGATGTTTTCCTCGTCATACTGGACGGTTTCCTTGATATTGTCCCCTTCTATTTCTACAACACCGGATTGGACTATAGATCGATTTGTGTTATCTGTACATCCACTGGTAAGTAGTATTGCAGAAAGGAAAAAAATAGCAACAATTGATTTTATGAATTTCATTGTTACCTGTTAACCAATTCAATTATTTAACCATTTTCAGATACCGGTGCTAATCCACTCCCCTGTAATCATAATAAATTCATTTCACGATTTCATATCCCGCATTCTTCCATGCCGCCATGCTACCAAGGACATTATATATCTTTTTATATCCATTTCTTTTCAAAATTGAAGCCGCTATATTGGAACGTCTTGCAGAACCACAATAGACAACTACCTGACATTTATCGGGCAGTTTGTCCAGGTTATTTTCCAGATTGCCCACGTATACATGTGTGGATCTTTTTATGTGTCCTGCTTCCCATTCATCCTGGCCGCGCACATCCAGGATAACCATCCTTTCATTTTCATCCAGTTTCTTTTTCAGGTCATGCACGGATATAAGATGGAACCCGTCGACAGGTAAAGCTTCCATATACCAGGCGGAAATTCCCCCTTCCAGGAAACCTTTGATATTATCATAACCCAAACGTACCAGATATTGTACAGCTCTATCCAGCTGCTCTCTTTCTTCCATGACCAGAAGTATCGGTTTATCATAGGGCAGAACCCAGCCTGCAAAAGAAGGCAGACCTTCCAGCCATATGCTGTATGTATCCTTGATGTGGGCTCCGCCGAAGGAATGAGGCATACGTGTATCCACAACTACAGCTCCTTTTTCCATTTCTTCCCTGACTTCTTGTGGGGAAAGCATTTGGGGAATAGGCAGGCATTCCAGGATTGGTGGCCCCCTGAGATTGTATTCTTCCATTTTCCTGAAGTAAGGGGGATACTCATGATGTTCTGCAAGTTTATGTTTTACAAACTCGTCCCTGTCAGTTTTCTGTAATACGGGGTTATGAATACGTTCCAGTCCCAGAGTGCTATGCTCTCTTTGCGAGATGGCACCACCGCAAACAGAACCGGCACCATGGGCGGGACAGAGTATTACTTCATCTCCTAGGGGTAATATTCTGTTAAAAATGCTGTCATATAGTTTTGATGCCATATGTGAAGTTTTGTCGGGCCCGTAAAGGTCTGTTCTTCCCACATCTCCCACAAACAATGTATCACCTGTAAATACCATTACAGGAGCGTCATTTGAATCAAGGTCTGATAATACATATGAAATACTTTCATCTGTGTGGCCCGGTGTGTGCAGTGCTGTTAGTTGAAATGAACCGAATGTGAAAGTTTGTTTATCCTTTAAGGTATTGCCATATTCAAAATCCAGATTCATACCATGGTATATATCCGCATCTGTAAGGTATTTCAACTGTCGTGAACCGACCACGTAATCTTCATTGCGATGTGTTTCAAAAATATATTTTATATTCATTCCATTATTACGTGCCAGGTCCACATAAATCTGGCAATCCCTGCGCGGATCGATCACAACAGCCTCATTCCCGGAACCCAGGAAATATGACAGATGTGCAATTCCTTCTGATTTTATACGCTCGAAAATCATGTTCTCCCCACCTTTTATAATGACTTTTTTGTGATTATGATATATCGTTATTTACCAATCGATCCATGAAATATTTAAATCCTTCATCAGGTTTATGTGCAGAAATTCCCAGTATATTTGAATCAGGGTTGGCATTACGGAGAAAATCTTTTACATCTCTGATATTTTCATCTTTTGCAGATTCTGTTTTGTTCAAACAGATGATATCGGCCTCTTTGATCCTGTCAATGGCAAATTTTGGTAATTTACTAATATCAGTGATGAAAGTTTTCGGATCTACAAGATTTACAACAGGAGCAAAAGACATATCCGGAATATTCATCGGTTCCAGACTTGCTTTTATCTGGGACGAGGATGCACTTGATAGAAGTTCGATTATCACAAAATCAGGATTTGATTCACTGGTTGCATTTTTTAAAGTGCTTTCCAGATTGAACCTGAGACTGCAGGGAACACAGGCGTTAATCACTTCTTTTGTGATTATATTTGTATTTTCGATACCACTATAAATGATTTTTCCTTCCTCGGTAAATATTATTACAACTTTTTTCCCCTCCTCTGAAAGACTTTTTGCAATTTCCTTTATTGTGGTCGTTTTCCCGCTTCCTGGAAACCCATTTATGATCATTATCTTCATACAACCCCGACTCCCTTTAACTAATACAATTGGTTTACTTAGTCAGGCACAGAAGTACCGCGAGGTCTTCTTGGGCTTGAAGGGAGTGAGGTGCATTTGCAGGCATGAAAATGAATGTACCTTCTTTCATTTCGATTTCATTTCCATATAAATGGAAGACACCCTTTCCTTTCAGGACTTGAACCACACCTGTTTTTGTGGATGTATGTTCATCAATATCCGTCCCACCTGCAAGACACATCAGTGTGTAATTATAGGTGTCTGATTTTGCCAGTACTGTACTGAATATCCCCTCTGTAGGGAATTGCATCAATTCATTCAAATCTTTTGAAAATCCTTTGTCCATTGTTCCACCTCTTATTGTCACAATTTATATTTTAGGTAATTGCAAACTTTTTTTTGTAGTTTTATTTATTTTTCCCGAGGTGCCATTTGATCAATAAACCGATACCTATTATAATCAGGACAAATACAAACATACCCACCACAGTATGGTAACCATAACCATAGTACCCAAATTCGTTCATTTAGTTCCCCCTGCAATAATATATTAAATATACTCTGACAACATGTATTAATTTTGCCTTAATGTCTATGATAGCTATGCGGGTTTTGTGGATATTATCTAAAAATGAGTAAAAGGTCAAAACAATGACAGACGATATAATGAAGTCTATGTTGGATAAAATGGCAAAGGATGGTTTGTTAAAATACAATCCTGAAACGGATACCTACGAAGTAACTGAACTTGGCAATCAGGTCTTTAACAATAAGGAAGAATCTTCTCCCTGAAATAAATAGAAAGTATATTTATAAAATTAAACTGTAGCCTCTTCTTTAAGACCCAACAAATATATATTTAGTTGTACCTATTATTATCTGGAAGGGAATCACAAATCGGGGAGTTGTGAATTTCTGCATCGGCATTCAGTCATCCATTGTTATTATAAAGACAGGTGTTGGGTTTATCCCTGATTTCAAATATAGTAGATTGATTTACTGGTTGACTTAACTCATGCCGATTGTGAATCCTATCTGATCAGTAATGGGGTATTATACATGGAAAAGATAAAGAAGATGGGTCTTTTAGGCGCAACTGCATTGATTGGTGCAGGATTGGCAGCTATGTCCGAAGAGCGAATAAGGGAATTTGTAAAGACAAGGGTCAAGGAAGGTGCCATCAGCAAGGACGAAGGGAAGGTACTTGTTGAGGACCTTGTTAGCGAGACCAGGAAACAGAGGTGGAACTTGGAAAAGAATGTAGTAGAAAGGCTCCACAACACGCTTCAGACAGCCGATAAGGAACTTGCGGATTATGCGGATTCTATCGATGAAATGAAAATTCGGGAACTTGAGGGGGAACTTGAAAAAATGAAAAGCCTGAGAAAAGGCGATAAATAACAGATATATTGAATGATTTGATTATTCACCATTTTACTGGTGAATAAATTATTTTCTTTTCTTTTAATGCGACTGTTTCTCTTGCGTTCTATATTTTATATATTCCTTCTGCAATCATTTTTAACTTATAATCTGATGTTTGAATCCAGGATTGGAATTTTGATATGCAATTCTGTACCTTTTCCTTCACACTTACTTGCAGTCATATGTACCCGGGGTGCTTATGCTACTGTCTTGAAATATAAAGGCCAACTCCGGTTCCCCTGATTTTCGTTTGTGAAGCGTCAAACTGGTAAATGCGCTGTAAACGTTTATCGATCATTCTTCAGGGATACCGATTCCTGAATCGTGGATACCGGTGTTTCTTCATAAAATAAGATATCAGGTAACTTTGGTTGTTTGATATAAAGAAGTCTGGCAATAATAATTTCTGTTGATAATGTCTTTTGAAGCGGTCAATTACTGTTTAAACATCTTATTCAGTCGGGTTCTTCATTTAGACAATCCTGTATCCAGTATCCAATTTCCCTTTTTTGCAAAAACGTGGTCATTTGTTCTGTTCCCAGGCCATTTGGAATAATTTGTCTGATAAATCCTTCCTGTTCTGTATGAATCAGAAATCTTCGATAGGCTCCTATTGGTTCATCCCTGGCACCAAAAAAAGCTACAACCCGTATTTCCAGTTTATGGATTTGATCACTTTCTGAATTCTCTAATTTTTGCAACAATGAGTCAAATCTACCCAGGCAGATCAAATCCCCCGGATACAGGGGTCTTTCCTGAATACTCTTTATGTGTGTGATCTGGCCGGTTTGGGTCTCTGTAGTGAATTGTTCGTAATCAGTAATTTTCTTTTTGTAGGTACTCCCTTTTTCTCCGTACCCAACCACGAATACACATGTCACATTCAGTATCTTCTCACTCATATTGGTAAGCAAGCAAAGTGAATTTGCCCGGCTTCCAGGAGATTGCTGTATAAGTATCCTGGGATGATTGCGGTTACTGTAATCCCTGTACAAAAGATGTGCATAGAAGCCCCATATTCCTACTGTGATAATACTGACAATAGAGGTGATTGTAGCAGTATTTTCACTAATCCAATAGAAAAGTTGTTCGCCAACCATACTTATTTAATGTGGTATGTGCTGACTGATAAATTGATTTGTTATGAACTAAGGCTAAATTAATATATTTTTGTCATGTATAAGTACATGTGGAAATGAATAGTAGTGGTGTCTCGCTGTCACTGCATTCAGAACAAAATAACAACATTTTAAGTAACATTTAGCTAGTTGGTTTGCCCAAAGATACTACTGTTACCTGTCAGATTAAAAATAATAAATACGTTTCATTCAACAAAAAGGAGAGTGCTGGAATTGGTTTCATCTACTATTATCCTTATATTTTGTCTTGTGGCATTTGCAGCCATTCACAGTTTTTTGGCCAGCCTGCCATTCAAACGCCGACTCATGCGGGTTCTGGGTTCCCGGGCAGAAACGCTGTATATGCCGGTGTATAGTCTTATTGCAA harbors:
- a CDS encoding type II toxin-antitoxin system HicA family toxin, which produces MGFVVVRQRSSHVFLQRGENTVTVPLHNPLKKNSEKHPQTIGCFSRIICYEP
- a CDS encoding cupin domain-containing protein, producing the protein MDKGFSKDLNELMQFPTEGIFSTVLAKSDTYNYTLMCLAGGTDIDEHTSTKTGVVQVLKGKGVFHLYGNEIEMKEGTFIFMPANAPHSLQAQEDLAVLLCLTK
- a CDS encoding MBL fold metallo-hydrolase — encoded protein: MIFERIKSEGIAHLSYFLGSGNEAVVIDPRRDCQIYVDLARNNGMNIKYIFETHRNEDYVVGSRQLKYLTDADIYHGMNLDFEYGNTLKDKQTFTFGSFQLTALHTPGHTDESISYVLSDLDSNDAPVMVFTGDTLFVGDVGRTDLYGPDKTSHMASKLYDSIFNRILPLGDEVILCPAHGAGSVCGGAISQREHSTLGLERIHNPVLQKTDRDEFVKHKLAEHHEYPPYFRKMEEYNLRGPPILECLPIPQMLSPQEVREEMEKGAVVVDTRMPHSFGGAHIKDTYSIWLEGLPSFAGWVLPYDKPILLVMEEREQLDRAVQYLVRLGYDNIKGFLEGGISAWYMEALPVDGFHLISVHDLKKKLDENERMVILDVRGQDEWEAGHIKRSTHVYVGNLENNLDKLPDKCQVVVYCGSARRSNIAASILKRNGYKKIYNVLGSMAAWKNAGYEIVK
- a CDS encoding GTP-binding protein; translation: MKIMIINGFPGSGKTTTIKEIAKSLSEEGKKVVIIFTEEGKIIYSGIENTNIITKEVINACVPCSLRFNLESTLKNATSESNPDFVIIELLSSASSSQIKASLEPMNIPDMSFAPVVNLVDPKTFITDISKLPKFAIDRIKEADIICLNKTESAKDENIRDVKDFLRNANPDSNILGISAHKPDEGFKYFMDRLVNNDIS